The DNA segment TCCTATCTAGTGCGGTCCTCCAGATAAAGACATTACATTTGCTAGGAAGCCATCTGCACCAATCTGGAACATGGAGTGCTATAATGTTGTTGTTGAcatttaaaatatgttttaaagCCCCCACACTGAACTCCTTATAAATCGCTCCAGCCTAAACCCACTTATCTCGAACATCTTTCAAATCAAACTGATGCAGCCTACTGCAAAGTTCAATCAGATCATTTATATCCTGTTCTTCAGTTAAAGGCCTGCTCCATTGCCACTTATAACTCGGCCCGACATTACCAACATCCATTTTTTCACAGATTTTACATAATTTGTTCGATTCGGTGCTGAATAAAGCGGAGAATTTATCTTGTGGGGGTTCATTTCCCAGCCAAGGATGTCACCAGAACGAAATATCCTCACCGTTCCCGACTTCCTATTTGAAGAAATTCCTCAGAGGAATGCTATCAATATTAGTTTTTTCAAGCACATTCACTATATTGTTCCAGATGCCACCCATATTTTTTTACCAGAAACATATCCTAGCTTGATCGTGAAGTGTGAATAGCCTCAATAACCTTAGACCATAGTTTGTTCTTATTAGACTTGAAACGCCATCCCCATTTTGCTAGAAGAGCAATGTTAGTATTCTTAAGTTTACCTAACCTTAACCCACCGCGATCTTTAGGTAGAGAGACTCGATCCCAAGCGACCCAATGCACCTTTTTATCCGCCCTTTTTCCACCCCAAAGAGTGTTTTTCTAGCTTCCAAGTCCTTGATAACTTGCACAGGAGTTAAAAAAAATTCTACCACCAATCGATAACGTCGACGCATTCCATTTAGAAAGTCTAGCCTCAAAGATGTCATACATCGGTTTCCAGTTTGCGACCCGATTCATATTAGCACCAACCCATAGACCGAGATACTTGAAAGGAACTTCATCAACTTGACACCCAATAAGATCTGCCATGGTTTTTAACTCTGAATTTCCCACTCTGATCGCGTATAGGTTAGATTTGAAAATAGTTATCTTTAGCCCGGAACAAATGTGAAACACCCAAAGTATTCGAATAACATTGGATATGTTATCTTTAAACTGCTCACCTATAAGGATAGCGTCGTCAGCATAGAATAGATGGGACACCATCGGCCCATGTAGGGGAGTTTGAATACCAACCACGGTCCCCACGCCCTTAGCTTTTTCAGTCATACACGATAAAGCCTCCATTACGATGATAAATAAGAAAGGGGTTAAAGGATCTTCTTGCCTGATCCCTATCGAGCATTGAAACTCGAAAGTCGGAGAACCATTGACCAATATAGAGAACCTAGCCGATTCAAGAATACCTTTAATCCACGCACACCATTTCACCAGGAAACCCATTTAAGACATAACCGAAATCAAAAACTTCCAATTGACGTTGTCAAAGGATTTCTCAAAGTCTATCTTgataaaaaaaacctttttttatgTTTCTTTCCCCAAGTATATTACTCATTAACAAGCAGAGGACCATCGAGAATGTAATTGCCCTTTATGTCACAACCCAAACGATGGCGAAAACACCGGGGCGggacgaacaaatcgctcaaagcatcataacactatttgtgacaatataattaagtcaaatttcataaacACAAAAATGTCAAACAGATCCAAACATAGTCAAAATATTGTATCAAACATAATCAAATTCTGTTTATTTCTAAGATGAGTTTCTACGTTCATCATAGCTTGTTTTCTTGATCCCCTTcgactatcaacctgcaacatgtattaaaataacatcaacaaaaacgttggcgagtatacaagtttaatacatagTATAAGTAGTTTAAAATGTTTAattgctcatatccaacatgaataacataTTACAAGTTTCTAACATGCTAAGCTAAAGTAACCTATATGTTAAACCAAGCCTCCAACGCAAAGTGCATTTCCTACATCGTCACAACGAAGAGGAGGTAAAAGTATCAAACTTAACAATAGCCCAAGTCTCAAGGGTGGTGCGTTAGTCCTGTAGCGCTATAATTGTCAAGGTAGGCTAAACATACGATTCAACGTCCACGAAGCATATAAGACTCGCAAGTATCAAAAGtatcatttttcatgtttaatAGTGGATAGAGCATGATtataaacaagtttcaagtgtcgtgtgtttgtatagaatacatgttgcatcccaaagtgtttaaaacaaaaagggatcgagtatactcactgtgTATGTTTAGCAAGTGAACACAGAcggttatggattgaagggagcgtcgGATCAGCCTACGTACGGGAACAGAAGCGTAAGTCTTCCAAAGTGCAGAAACGGTGTGAAATCAAAGTATCGGTGGGGAAACAGTAGCTTCGTACGAAGTTGTACCTTCATACGAAGGGTGTCTTCGCACAGGTGCAGCTTTCgttgtccaaaatcgagtgtCTTCGCGTTCTGTCTTCGGGAAAATCGAGTGTGCATCCCTCCAACCTTAAGCTACTGATTAAACTTAGGGCTGGAGAGGTCTTTGTTCGAGTCACGAATGAGAGTTATGCTGGTGAGTGTGAAGTCAGTGCCTTCGTATGAAGgcgtgccttcgtacgaagcctgGCTTCACACAGAACAGTCCAGCTCGTATTCGTGGTTGTTCTTGGCATTCGGAGCTGTGTTTTCGCTTGAATCAGATGTGTTTTCGAGTCCAATTCAAGATGGTTTTGACACTACCTCGTTCCACTATTCAGTGAACAAAATACATGCCGTTTTAGGTCCGTTCTATTGTGAAAATCAAGTTTAAGATAGTTTTAAAAGTTTCAACTTAGATCTAACACTTGGTGAGTGTGAGATCCAAGATTTCTTACTTGGGAAGCCGAAGCTAGGCCCAATACACTCGGTTTAGTGTAGATCAGTTGCAAATGAAGAAgatttgatgaaaaagatgaagatttGATGGAAAATAGAGAAGTTAAGGTGAAAAAGATAGAGTTTAAGTGTAAAAGGTGAAGTTTTAGGTAAAAACTCTAAAGTTTGGATGAAATCGTGGTGAATCTTGTGTAAAATCAGAGTGGAAAACGTTGTGGAATGTTGTAAAAACGGTGAATCTTACTTGAAAACAACCGGACAACAATTCGGCAGAGTTTCGGCTCGAAATCAACAAGTGAATGAAAATGGAGAAGTGAGGTTGCTATTTATTGAGATGGTGGGTTCAAACCAGGAAGCTCGTTCGAAGTAgcctgccttcgtacgaaggcagtgccttcgtacgaagccggCTGGCTTCGTTCGAACAACCTGTCTTGTGCAACCAATCTCTCATTTCGCCTGTAAGATGCTCGTTTGACGTGTTTTGTTGCGTTAGTTTGTGGGAGTTCTTTAAGTATTTTAGCGAGAGCGTATGTTTAGCGTTTATCACCCACGTATGGCATAAGTAAACAAGTAAACATGCATTTCAAGTTCGCGTAAATTAGTTTCTCGTGCATCAAGTATCAAAGCGTAACAAGAGTCAAGAATCTAGGATAAACACATCGTTCTCACTGTAAGAAGTATCACATAGAATAATAGTTTGCACATAGATTCACCCAAAATAGTTTCAGTTCCATTATGATCAGCCGTCTCAAGTCACAGTAGGATCGTAAGTAGAATACAACGAGAGTAAAAGAGTCAACGGATAGGAAGTACGACGAGACTTGCTAACTATAAGGAAGTATCAAAACGTTGGTCGTTACACTTTATGAAAGCCGACTGAGATTTAACTACGACCGAGCCAATAACCCTTTTGATTCTGTTCGCCAGAACCTTCGAGACAATCTTACTAATGATCCTGACAAGATTAATCAACCGATAGTTTTTTAGATCCACTGGATCCTTGATCTTGGGGATTAAGGTGATAAAAGAGGAGCTACTTCCTATACTGAACAAACCATTTTCATAAAAATTGTCGAATATCTTCTTGAAATCTGCTTTAAAAAGCTGCCAGAAAGTTTTAATAAACTTTATATTCATACCATATGGCCCAGGGGCCTTATTGGCACCACAATCTGAAACCGCCGATTTGATTTCAGCTACAAAGAACGGTTCAATCAGCCAATCTTTATCGGTGTCTGACAGCTGTCTTAATGTAACAACCTGACTTTTTGGGTCATTACTTAGACCTGTCATTTATTGCTTAATTAATCTAAGAGATTCGATAATAGTTAACCCATTGCGGTAATCTATGTATATTGGTTGTTAAACGatattttaaactatgttttacaaCGCATTCACAACCCTATTTTACAACGCAATTATCACATTTAACGCTATTACAACGCATACTATTTAAACGCATTTTATTGCATATCGCATCGCATGATTATACTAAACGATATCGCATCGCAATCTCATCGCAACTCGAATCGCAAATTTACTTTATGCATCCTATGTGTTATGTGTATTattgtgtgattacttgtttaatgttatgtggttatccCATCGCAACGCTCACTCacaactcgcttaaacgcaacgcaacgcttaacgaacgaaaagaaagttggaaaaccaacTCACACAAGCCGTCACCATTCGATAGAATGATCATCCGACTGGATGGCCATCcaatcgactggccatccgacccACGCACTTCCACCACCTTATCctctctcacactataaatactcGCCTGTTACATCACTGTTCACTGATGTGATAGCTCTATCCAACCAACTTGCTCCCAGCTCGTTCTCAAGCACATTTCACTCGATTCCAGACTATTTTCGTAAGTTTTCTTCCTAAATTttgtacttccatcatcactacacactttctcatcatcctCCCCACTGAAATCACTGATTCCCACATTGGAATCACCTGATTTGGACTGCTTGAAGGTGACGTCATCCCGGTTTCTTATGAAAACTGAAGTGTGGCATCACTCATCAAGATTTgtccagatctaaaggatttccacactaTACAACGCATATCTCTAcgagatctaaacattttcaacaGTTTGCATACTTTTCCTCAACTTTTCTTCACTTTTCACTCAAAACTGATGGAATCTATACTCATCCAGGttctctactcattctctagaAGGGATCCGGTCTGAGAACGGATTTCCACCGACGAGATGACCGACTCGTGGGTTGAACATGGAACTACATCGGGAACAGTTAgtctgatcgaatggggtgattcccatccgattgACTGAGCAGGACTTGGTGTGGATTCCTGTTGTTCAACACGTCgtcacgccgtctccgttaaACTACAAAACTTTTTAAGTTAATTGATTTTACAAAATTTCCAAACATCAGTTCGCccaatcgaatagccatccgatcggatgaccatccgatcgaatgactattcgacCAGGTGACTTGTTCCTTTATAACTttcaacacttaatcaattttacaaaaacttcaaactCCAAGTTCTAACTCGAATTgccatccaatcgaatggccatccgtccggatgaccatccgatcgaatgactggatttatactacaacgaaaacttcaaaagtttcaAACCAATTTACAAACACACTCACACAATCGAATGACCAActgttcgaatggtcatccgtccggatgaccatccgtccgaaTGGGTTCTCACTCATTCGACTCACCATTCGACACTTATCTCATCCAACGCGCTGTTTACACGctgttcaacgcttacgctatcaTTCTATGGTCAGGCTAACTCCAatgcgctcccttcaatccaagtactgtgagtatactcgaacccttttttcgcttaacgcacttttgggtgttacatacgttctctatatcaaaacacatcaacacacaacgcaaacacttttaaacgctaaccgctctcgTATGTTATACGTgtctcgatgaatgcttgtatgttatgtttacacagtgattgttgcctgacaccttagcaaagatagtactatagtttggactcagcacctgtcgtggacaggggttattaagggttttacttcacatggtcacagtggtgataatgtgttgcgcattctacactcgcagtcatgtcggctgcatatgtcattgtcgatagcttacttggtTCACATTCtatgtgttacatgctggttatgcgtaaacgtttTCGCTACTGTATGCtactcaaacttgtgtactcacctttacattttatgtattgactttattttaacgtatgtgacaggtgtttaggaggCTACGTTTGCTGTGACGAATCAAGCTAGGGAGTCcagaaacaaactaaataaatctgagttatcagaacaacttatttgTTTTTGAGACTATATCTGTAATGACTGTATGCTTTATATGTTTGATGGTATGGGACGTTAAACATTAAATATAATgacattaatagttgttatggattctcttgaacaatctgtttcgctcggtgccacgccccgatgttacCGCcctcggttggggtgtgacacttaacCCTTCATAGTTCAAAGGCGGTCTGTCACGGACATCTTCCGTAAATCTTTCTTTAAAAAAATTCCTAACTTCTTTATTGATTTTCGAAGGTTTTGTGCCCCATATACCCCGAACATTCAGCCCCAGGATTTGATTCACTACATTCTTAATGTTAACATGGGTGTGGAAAAATCTCGTGTTCTCGTCTCCGTCTAACACCCACTTTGTTCTATATCTTTATCTCATGTTGGTGCTTTTGTTTCTTTCAATTTCCAAAATAGTTTTTTTGTTTTCCACGAGAGACCACCCTTCTTCCTCAGACAGATCACGTGTTTCCAATAACCCCTCAAGATCCTCAACTTCTTTCATAGCTTTGGTGACATCCTCACCCTCTTTTATCAGCATTTCGTCTCTCCATTCTTTGAGCCCCGTCCTAATAAGAGCAAATTTTTTAGTAAGCCCGATATCCGAAGGCCCCTAGTACACAAAGTCCTTAATCACTTTTTCAACTGCTTCCGCGTATCCAGACGTCTCGATCCAGGAATTATAAACCCTGAATGGTTTTGCTCCAATGTTACGATAATGGGCTGACAATAAGAGAGGTCGATGGTCTGAGCACACAGACGTAAGAGCACGGAGAGTAGCATCTGGCCAATGGTTAAAAAAATCCGAACAAACTAAGAATCAATCAGTTTTGCTCATTTTTCCATTGTCTCTAATGCATATATATCTCGTGCCTTTCATATCATATTCAAACAAACCAGCCTGATTGATGAAATTGTTGAAGTTGGCAGCGCAAGTGTTTTTGAATATAGAGTTCCTCCTTTCGCTCAGGTCTCTAACCGCATTGAAATCCCCAGCAATAACCCACATACCCGAGAACCCCAACATTACATCAGTAATTTTAATCCACAAGGCCAGCTTAGCACTAACCCTTTGCGGGGGGTAAACATTGATCACATTTACTTCCGAGTTGCAACCCTTTAAGCGCCCATTGATAAGAAGAAAATACCTACTTTTAATCGAGGACATAACATCATAAACCCCTTTATCCCAAATACAGAGAACTCCATCTGATTGGCCCACAGATTCCACGTAATTCATACCAAAATCCCCTTCACCCCAGAAATTAGCAATGTTAATTTTAGACAAATTTTCTTGTTTCGTGTCCTGAATCGTCAGAAAAtcaattttgtgtttttctcTAAGACCCCTAGTCCATCAATTCTTAAAGAATTGATTTCTTGAGTGAAAAAAGAGTACGGGGctatttgtttacctcttaatgaagcttttaatggttcagacatcttactggttcagtacttaatggttcagactgtttgtttcgcgagtagatgtctgaatggttcagacatttggctctgaatggttaagttttatactaagtctgaatggttaagaccgctaatctgaattgatcagacatttacctctgaacggttaaagattatactggctcttaatagttcagacctcttactggttcaacacttaatggttcagacctcttactgattcagcacttaaccattcagaagttgccaaacagcccctgcATGATTGTCCCTCGTGAAT comes from the Helianthus annuus cultivar XRQ/B chromosome 4, HanXRQr2.0-SUNRISE, whole genome shotgun sequence genome and includes:
- the LOC110933188 gene encoding uncharacterized protein LOC110933188, producing the protein MGFLVKWCAWIKGILESARFSILVNGSPTFEFQCSIGIRQEDPLTPFLFIIVMEALSCMTEKAKGVGTVVGIQTPLHGPMVSHLFYADDAILIGEQFKDNISNVIRILWVFHICSGLKITIFKSNLYAIRVGNSELKTMADLIGCQVDEVPFKYLGLWVGANMNRVANWKPMYDIFEARLSKWNASTLSIGGRIFFNSCASYQGLGS